From Blastochloris viridis, one genomic window encodes:
- a CDS encoding DUF1998 domain-containing protein, which translates to MSATTIQQTIDELRQTLTEYLEATYHIGHPAMVAQRNRLLKELGGIYQNPYIESTPRYVTDERYEDMTALPTAVRGTLVALSGSQDGKAILFNPPYKHQAQSLKESLANKKNLMIMTGTGSGKTESFLLPILGKLAIEARGNPTGFRDHSAVRAIVLYPMNALVNDQLGRLRLLFGNPRVVSMFKQWTGRPARFARYTSRTPYAGVRTPNKDSNRLGSIGDFFSEIENAAARYAAGRPRIPEEDEKASALRDKLAKKGKWPAKENIASWFGTPGSQWRDRDGRYKRAVVQPDDAELLTRHEVQENPPDLLITNYSMLEYMMMRPIERPIFDKTREWLQAFPEERILVVLDEAHLYRGAQGAEVGLLLRRLRERFNIGPERFQVICATASFSAENKEAAGTFGAQLSGVPADTFVPITGTLRMRSPATRGSDLDVAVLKDIDLAKFYSPDPADQMSAAEPFLRFRGVKPEGDVSAALLAALDSYAPLNLLINETMKAALPVKELSALVFGTPDEEASARAVSSLLAFGSRARRAPDEPSLLPCRVHSFFRGLPGLWVCMDSDCAALPANERGGPAGKLYGQPQERCSCGAPVLEYFTCRYCGTSYARAYTNDLANPRFVWANSGERLQTGGGMFETLKHLDLLLEEPSRPDRGRPAIYDLRSGRLDPDQPGDRTRTVYLRPEGDIALDEEEEARAQPGEFAPCGCCGRLFMFGQSSVQDHQTKGDQPFQALLSTQIRVQPPGPQPATEFAPLRGRKVLIFSDSRQMAARLAPTLQSYSLRDSIRALLPVGYRMLSQDQQFTSVLTLNHAFLAVVIAGHRFGVRIRPELDQSESMPTIDGVPPGQAPSGTKLFDLMSARCPANLMRAIVNVIRDTGLALEPLAVASLRESPQLTARIAGLPPLSGLAETEPEKLAVARAWIRAWARGPGIWFSDMPPEWWTNEVRTHKGEFKPMETVLVSKEAKRVFKKDWLSRLLQAFTERLSDGGTRLLASKLALELGGSWVRCTTCKSVHRPIPNVTTCLDCRAPTIQMFDPVSDPVFVARRGFYRGPVAAALEQSEPNFISLIAAEHTAQLNAAQPEDVFSQAERHEVRFQDINLAWRDTDEREPAIDVLSSTTTMEVGIDIGELSGVALRNMPPGRANYQQRAGRAGRRGTAVATVVAFGSSDSHDDHYFVAPDEMIRGPVVDPRLTLENRDIACRHLRAYLLQRYHEARIPGVDPQADPNLFSVLGRVRDFRSGTGVLNREDFRHWLTDNSDELKVSADRWLPIELSATDRADLIETMISDVTKAVDDAIGFVQSDGATAAEENGDSENAEEEESEKDESAMQEVVEAADETGEYDEETEFVDPSADKLLDRLLYWGVLPRYAFPTDVAPFYVFNPALSTPFRPKMEFAPSQGLNIALSQYAPNKQIWIKGKQYTSKAIYSPYRKERKDAWGRRKLYFECSRCGHARTEEYSDERRNAVIQCEACRSPATFGPAKPWFRPPGFAHPIDKPPVTTPDAPNETAYATRAKLVMPTPAPDTGWIQAGPRIRAFPTRKHLLVSNSGPDGDGYNYCVLCGRIETAVDPEVILQQPHSRPYPSDEDGPCPGRVSPRVVLGTDFRTDIALFSLPIDDPFCVFPGNDETASALRTVCEALAKAACRLLEIESGEILAEYRPALTDAGAIGREAEIFVYDTLAGGAGFSPQLAARGEKLFTEALDILESCPAECDASCYRCLRNFRNKIEHRLLDRKLGQQLLRHAMYGGYQPYPPDRMQSSNDILADDLARQFPNFRVEKNAPRRVGNTDLTVDIVMTNARGAETWIALSSPVAPDVAATAELRELAEEQVQPIVYVDDLLVRRNLPAAVEIVRQMLQ; encoded by the coding sequence ATGAGCGCGACAACAATCCAGCAAACAATCGACGAACTGCGTCAAACCCTGACCGAATATCTGGAAGCAACGTATCACATTGGCCATCCGGCAATGGTGGCGCAACGCAATCGCCTCCTGAAAGAACTCGGAGGCATCTACCAGAATCCATACATTGAATCGACGCCGCGCTATGTCACGGACGAGCGCTATGAAGACATGACGGCGCTTCCGACAGCCGTGCGTGGCACGCTGGTTGCTCTGTCGGGTTCGCAGGACGGAAAGGCAATCCTATTCAATCCCCCCTACAAACATCAGGCGCAATCTCTGAAGGAGAGTTTGGCAAACAAAAAGAACCTGATGATTATGACCGGAACAGGCTCGGGCAAGACGGAATCGTTCCTCCTCCCGATCCTTGGCAAGCTGGCTATCGAAGCGCGCGGGAATCCGACGGGCTTTCGAGACCATAGCGCGGTACGGGCGATTGTCCTCTATCCCATGAACGCGCTCGTGAACGACCAACTCGGGCGTCTGCGCCTTCTTTTTGGGAATCCGCGAGTCGTTTCCATGTTCAAGCAATGGACCGGACGACCCGCGCGGTTCGCGCGATACACCAGTCGCACACCTTATGCCGGAGTGCGGACGCCGAACAAGGACAGCAACCGCCTCGGTTCGATTGGCGACTTCTTTTCGGAGATTGAAAACGCCGCGGCGCGATACGCGGCCGGCCGACCCCGCATACCGGAGGAGGATGAGAAAGCCTCGGCTCTTCGTGACAAGTTGGCGAAGAAAGGAAAATGGCCTGCGAAGGAAAATATTGCGTCGTGGTTCGGCACACCGGGCTCGCAATGGCGCGACCGGGACGGGCGTTACAAACGCGCCGTTGTTCAGCCCGACGACGCCGAATTGTTGACCCGGCACGAGGTTCAGGAGAACCCACCCGATCTCCTCATAACAAACTACTCAATGCTCGAATACATGATGATGCGCCCGATCGAACGGCCGATCTTTGACAAGACGCGGGAATGGCTCCAAGCGTTTCCCGAGGAGCGCATTCTTGTGGTGCTCGATGAGGCGCACCTTTACCGCGGCGCTCAAGGCGCGGAAGTCGGCCTTTTGCTCCGGCGGCTGCGAGAGCGGTTTAACATCGGCCCTGAGCGCTTTCAGGTTATTTGCGCGACAGCCAGTTTTAGCGCGGAGAACAAAGAGGCAGCCGGCACATTTGGAGCGCAGCTTTCAGGCGTTCCCGCTGACACATTCGTCCCGATCACGGGCACACTAAGAATGCGTTCGCCGGCAACGCGCGGTTCGGATCTGGATGTGGCGGTTCTGAAGGACATTGACCTCGCAAAGTTCTATTCGCCCGATCCTGCGGATCAGATGAGCGCGGCCGAACCATTCCTGAGATTTCGCGGGGTCAAACCGGAGGGCGATGTCAGCGCTGCGTTGCTTGCCGCACTCGATAGCTATGCGCCGCTCAATCTCCTCATCAATGAGACGATGAAGGCCGCGCTGCCCGTCAAAGAACTGAGCGCTTTGGTGTTCGGCACCCCCGATGAAGAAGCGTCCGCCCGCGCGGTGAGTTCGCTGTTGGCCTTCGGCAGTCGCGCGCGAAGAGCACCCGACGAACCGAGCTTGCTGCCGTGCCGCGTCCACTCCTTCTTCCGTGGTCTGCCCGGATTGTGGGTCTGCATGGATTCGGACTGCGCCGCGCTTCCCGCTAACGAACGGGGCGGGCCGGCGGGCAAGCTCTACGGGCAACCGCAGGAGCGATGCTCTTGCGGCGCGCCCGTATTGGAATATTTCACCTGCCGGTACTGCGGCACGTCTTATGCCCGCGCCTACACCAATGACCTTGCCAATCCGCGCTTCGTTTGGGCAAATTCAGGCGAACGGCTCCAAACCGGCGGCGGGATGTTTGAGACGCTGAAGCATCTTGATCTGCTACTTGAAGAACCCTCGCGACCCGACCGCGGCCGTCCTGCAATCTACGATCTGCGGAGCGGCCGACTTGATCCAGACCAGCCCGGTGATCGGACGCGAACGGTATATCTGCGTCCCGAGGGCGACATAGCGCTTGATGAGGAGGAAGAAGCGCGGGCACAGCCGGGAGAATTTGCACCGTGTGGCTGCTGCGGGAGGCTGTTCATGTTCGGGCAGTCGAGCGTCCAGGATCACCAGACAAAGGGCGACCAGCCGTTTCAGGCTTTGCTTTCGACGCAAATCAGAGTCCAGCCGCCGGGGCCGCAGCCCGCGACGGAGTTCGCTCCGCTGCGTGGGCGCAAGGTTCTAATTTTCTCGGACTCCCGCCAGATGGCGGCGCGGCTTGCGCCGACCCTTCAATCGTATTCCTTGCGTGACAGCATCCGGGCGCTGCTGCCGGTCGGCTACCGAATGCTGAGCCAGGACCAGCAATTCACTAGCGTCCTTACGCTCAATCACGCTTTCCTCGCCGTCGTCATCGCGGGGCATCGCTTTGGAGTACGGATCAGACCCGAACTCGACCAAAGCGAATCCATGCCCACAATCGACGGAGTCCCTCCGGGACAGGCGCCAAGCGGTACCAAGCTTTTCGATCTGATGAGCGCGCGATGCCCGGCCAACCTCATGCGGGCCATCGTCAACGTCATTCGGGACACTGGCCTCGCCCTTGAGCCGCTGGCCGTCGCGTCATTGAGGGAAAGCCCGCAACTGACGGCGCGGATTGCAGGTCTTCCGCCTCTATCCGGCCTTGCCGAAACGGAGCCCGAAAAACTGGCGGTCGCCAGGGCGTGGATCAGAGCCTGGGCGCGCGGCCCCGGCATTTGGTTTTCGGACATGCCTCCGGAATGGTGGACAAATGAAGTCCGCACTCACAAAGGCGAATTCAAGCCGATGGAAACCGTGCTGGTTTCAAAGGAAGCCAAGCGGGTGTTCAAGAAGGACTGGCTCTCGCGGCTCCTGCAAGCCTTTACCGAGCGGCTGTCGGATGGCGGCACCCGGCTGCTTGCCAGCAAATTGGCTCTAGAGCTTGGCGGATCATGGGTGCGATGCACCACCTGCAAGTCCGTGCATCGGCCCATCCCGAACGTGACCACGTGCCTCGACTGCCGCGCTCCAACAATCCAGATGTTCGATCCCGTGTCTGATCCCGTCTTTGTGGCGCGGCGGGGCTTTTACCGGGGCCCCGTGGCCGCGGCGCTCGAACAGAGCGAGCCCAATTTCATTTCGCTCATCGCCGCGGAACACACGGCGCAGCTCAACGCTGCACAGCCAGAGGATGTGTTCTCACAGGCGGAAAGGCACGAAGTCCGCTTTCAGGACATTAATCTGGCGTGGCGGGACACGGACGAGCGGGAGCCCGCGATTGATGTTCTGTCCAGCACCACGACAATGGAGGTCGGTATCGACATTGGCGAATTGTCCGGGGTAGCGTTGCGAAACATGCCGCCCGGCCGCGCTAATTATCAGCAGCGCGCGGGACGCGCGGGACGGCGCGGGACGGCGGTCGCAACGGTGGTCGCCTTCGGAAGTTCGGACAGCCACGACGATCACTACTTCGTCGCTCCCGACGAGATGATTAGAGGGCCGGTCGTCGACCCACGGCTCACCCTCGAAAACCGGGATATCGCTTGCCGGCATCTTCGAGCCTACTTGTTGCAGCGTTATCACGAAGCTCGGATTCCGGGGGTCGATCCTCAGGCCGATCCGAATCTTTTTTCGGTTCTCGGCAGGGTTCGGGATTTCCGGTCTGGCACAGGCGTCCTCAACCGCGAAGATTTCCGACATTGGCTGACGGACAACAGCGATGAGTTGAAGGTATCGGCGGATCGATGGCTCCCCATCGAACTGTCAGCCACCGATCGCGCCGATCTCATCGAGACAATGATCTCCGACGTGACGAAGGCGGTTGATGATGCCATCGGATTTGTTCAGTCCGATGGCGCGACCGCTGCCGAAGAAAACGGGGACTCTGAAAATGCGGAGGAGGAAGAATCGGAAAAGGACGAGTCCGCTATGCAAGAAGTGGTCGAGGCGGCGGATGAAACGGGGGAGTATGACGAAGAAACGGAATTCGTTGACCCCTCAGCGGACAAATTGCTCGACAGGCTCCTCTATTGGGGTGTGCTGCCGCGCTATGCGTTTCCGACCGACGTGGCACCGTTCTATGTGTTCAATCCGGCTTTATCAACGCCGTTCCGGCCCAAGATGGAGTTCGCACCCTCTCAGGGTTTAAATATCGCTCTGTCTCAATATGCTCCCAACAAGCAAATCTGGATCAAGGGAAAGCAATACACTTCGAAGGCGATCTATTCGCCGTATCGCAAAGAACGTAAGGATGCCTGGGGACGCCGAAAATTGTATTTTGAATGCAGTCGGTGCGGTCACGCAAGAACGGAGGAATACTCTGATGAGCGCCGGAACGCCGTCATCCAATGCGAAGCCTGCCGTTCACCCGCAACGTTCGGCCCAGCGAAACCATGGTTCCGCCCGCCCGGCTTTGCCCATCCCATCGACAAACCGCCCGTGACGACGCCGGACGCACCAAACGAAACGGCCTATGCGACCCGGGCAAAACTCGTCATGCCGACGCCGGCCCCCGACACCGGCTGGATTCAGGCTGGGCCGCGCATCCGGGCCTTTCCAACCCGAAAGCATCTCCTCGTGTCGAACTCAGGCCCCGACGGAGACGGTTACAACTACTGCGTCCTCTGTGGGAGGATCGAGACGGCGGTTGATCCAGAAGTCATCCTGCAACAACCACATTCCCGCCCCTATCCGTCGGACGAAGACGGCCCGTGCCCGGGCAGGGTCTCGCCACGCGTCGTGCTGGGAACCGATTTTCGGACCGACATTGCGCTCTTTTCACTTCCCATAGACGATCCCTTCTGCGTGTTTCCGGGAAACGACGAAACAGCGTCAGCGTTACGAACGGTCTGCGAGGCGCTTGCCAAGGCGGCATGCCGCCTTCTTGAAATAGAGTCTGGCGAAATCCTCGCTGAATATCGTCCCGCCCTTACCGACGCAGGCGCAATCGGGCGTGAGGCCGAGATATTTGTCTACGACACGTTGGCGGGCGGCGCAGGCTTTTCCCCACAACTCGCGGCGCGGGGAGAAAAACTGTTCACCGAGGCACTCGACATCCTGGAATCTTGTCCTGCGGAATGCGATGCCTCCTGCTATCGCTGCTTGCGTAACTTCAGGAACAAGATCGAACACCGACTTTTGGACCGAAAGCTCGGTCAGCAATTGCTTCGCCATGCAATGTATGGCGGATACCAGCCTTACCCCCCTGACCGGATGCAGTCGTCCAATGACATCCTGGCTGATGATCTGGCCCGCCAGTTCCCGAATTTCAGGGTTGAAAAAAATGCCCCCCGCCGCGTGGGAAACACGGACCTTACGGTGGATATCGTTATGACGAACGCCCGGGGAGCAGAGACATGGATAGCCTTGAGTTCGCCGGTCGCCCCTGACGTCGCCGCCACCGCCGAACTTCGTGAGCTAGCGGAGGAACAAGTTCAACCTATCGTGTATGTCGACGATCTGCTGGTTCGTCGTAACCTTCCGGCCGCAGTCGAGATTGTGCGGCAGATGCTCCAATAG